A window of the Deltaproteobacteria bacterium genome harbors these coding sequences:
- a CDS encoding adenylate/guanylate cyclase domain-containing protein: MLKNASTTSTVVQPTIEQPSLAEEVPRPSSGAFSGLPRSRSLEHAMFVNIYRGEQLRGQIIAVLSVVGMALFIPLSYQYSDNFQAVFARPIPRVGILQILCATMLYGYISARIFGNRGRLSVKRFQFARYVNATIESALPSIMLIGVAQILDGPETLASPPVFLYFLFIILSALRFDLGLAIYTGLISAAGYILVAMYFVPGAWISGSGNVLTEPLTHFEKAGIMAVGGLITGIVTVQLRKLIFSTWHSHQEQGRIKTLFGQHVSDVVMEKLLGSSSNHDLREVVVLFFDIRNFTNFSENKEPAEVVDFLNTLFQELVEVVGENDGFVNKFLGDGFMAVFGAPLDDPYAAEHAVRASKELLVRLSSLIESGRIPATEVSMGLHAGTALTGTVGTDQRKEYTVIGDAVNTAARVESLNRTFNSTLLVTGSVFEAAPEACLGAVSLGNAQVKGREQPVAVYKLA; the protein is encoded by the coding sequence ATGCTAAAGAACGCCAGTACGACATCTACGGTCGTTCAACCAACAATCGAGCAGCCTTCGCTCGCCGAGGAAGTGCCGCGTCCAAGCAGCGGAGCTTTCTCTGGCCTACCCCGCAGTCGTTCGCTCGAACATGCCATGTTCGTTAACATCTACCGCGGCGAGCAGCTACGCGGGCAGATCATCGCAGTGTTGAGCGTGGTGGGAATGGCACTTTTCATTCCCCTAAGCTATCAATACAGCGACAACTTTCAGGCAGTGTTCGCGAGGCCTATTCCCAGAGTTGGAATCCTACAGATTCTGTGCGCCACGATGCTCTATGGCTATATCTCGGCGCGGATCTTTGGGAACCGGGGCCGACTCTCTGTAAAGCGGTTTCAATTTGCCCGCTATGTAAACGCCACCATTGAGAGCGCCCTGCCAAGCATCATGCTCATCGGGGTCGCACAAATCCTAGATGGGCCTGAGACGCTTGCTTCACCACCCGTATTTCTTTACTTCCTCTTCATCATCCTATCTGCCCTTCGGTTCGACTTAGGTCTTGCGATTTATACTGGCCTTATCTCAGCGGCAGGGTACATCCTCGTTGCCATGTATTTTGTGCCCGGCGCCTGGATCAGCGGAAGCGGCAACGTACTCACAGAACCTCTGACCCATTTTGAGAAAGCCGGAATTATGGCCGTTGGCGGTCTTATAACGGGAATCGTAACCGTTCAGCTGCGTAAGCTTATCTTCAGCACTTGGCATTCCCACCAAGAACAAGGGCGTATCAAAACGCTCTTCGGTCAACACGTCTCCGACGTTGTCATGGAAAAGCTTCTGGGTTCCTCGAGCAATCACGACTTACGAGAAGTGGTTGTTCTCTTTTTTGATATCCGAAATTTCACCAACTTTTCTGAAAACAAAGAGCCCGCCGAAGTGGTCGATTTTCTCAATACCCTTTTTCAAGAACTCGTCGAAGTCGTCGGCGAAAATGATGGGTTTGTGAACAAGTTTTTGGGAGATGGTTTTATGGCAGTGTTTGGTGCGCCACTCGACGACCCCTACGCAGCCGAACACGCAGTTCGCGCATCCAAAGAGTTGCTCGTCAGGCTCAGCTCACTCATCGAATCGGGGCGAATTCCTGCCACTGAGGTCTCCATGGGCCTGCATGCCGGAACGGCGCTCACAGGTACAGTGGGTACCGATCAGCGTAAGGAATACACGGTCATTGGTGATGCGGTGAACACTGCCGCGAGAGTTGAATCCTTAAACCGTACGTTTAACTCGACTCTTCTGGTCACGGGTTCGGTGTTTGAAGCTGCACCGGAAGCCTGCTTGGGTGCCGTTTCTTTAGGAAATGCTCAAGTAAAAGGCAGAGAGCAGCCCGTTGCAGTTTACAAGCTGGCATAA
- a CDS encoding 7-dehydrocholesterol reductase gives MAEFKTTTWSNSFDKGTGWFVFARRTLSSLLLITLCPPVAILMWYTCVHLNGSVAELAQLFSEQGILGAIYNIWSPVFFGTQTAWTMIFVFAAFELFLMKALPGKRFEGPVTPSGNIPVYKANGVAAFCVTLFTFWLCSYPLGLFDPAIIYKNFGGLLGALNVFSLGFCLMLYIKGRLKPSSSDSSFTGNFIFDYYWGTELYPRIFGWDVKMFTNCRFGMMGWPVILLSFAAAQHETMGLTDALFVSVALQLIYIAKFFWWETGYLRSLDIMHDRAGFYICWGCLVWVPAVYTSHSLYMVSNPHTLGLFWSAVIMVCGILAIFTNYWADLQRQTVRATDGDCKVWGKKPEVIVGNYVTEAGEKKQSLLLASGWWGVSRHFHYIPEVLGAFFWTLPAMFDHFLPYFYVVFLAILLTERAFRDDNRCAFKYGEDWKTYCERVPYKIVPGVV, from the coding sequence ATGGCTGAGTTTAAGACAACCACATGGAGTAACTCATTCGATAAAGGCACGGGGTGGTTCGTTTTCGCGAGGAGAACACTTTCATCTCTTCTATTGATTACTCTATGTCCACCGGTCGCCATATTAATGTGGTACACCTGTGTGCATTTGAATGGCTCCGTTGCTGAGTTAGCTCAGCTCTTTTCAGAGCAGGGCATTCTTGGCGCAATTTACAACATCTGGTCGCCCGTATTTTTTGGAACTCAAACTGCCTGGACGATGATTTTCGTATTTGCGGCATTTGAACTATTTCTTATGAAAGCTTTGCCGGGCAAACGATTCGAAGGGCCCGTGACACCCTCAGGGAATATCCCCGTATACAAAGCCAATGGTGTAGCGGCGTTTTGCGTTACTCTTTTTACCTTCTGGTTATGCTCTTATCCGCTCGGTCTTTTCGACCCTGCCATCATCTACAAGAATTTTGGTGGCTTGCTTGGCGCGTTGAATGTTTTCAGCCTTGGATTCTGTTTAATGCTGTATATCAAAGGCCGGTTAAAGCCTTCGAGCAGCGACTCCAGTTTTACGGGTAATTTTATTTTTGATTACTATTGGGGAACTGAGCTCTATCCGCGAATCTTTGGGTGGGACGTGAAGATGTTCACCAATTGTAGATTTGGAATGATGGGTTGGCCCGTTATTCTTTTGTCATTCGCGGCCGCCCAACATGAGACAATGGGGCTCACCGATGCTCTTTTTGTTTCGGTTGCGCTGCAGCTTATCTACATCGCCAAGTTCTTTTGGTGGGAGACCGGTTATTTGCGCTCTCTCGATATTATGCACGACCGAGCAGGCTTCTACATTTGTTGGGGATGCCTTGTTTGGGTACCCGCGGTCTATACCTCACATTCGCTTTATATGGTGAGTAACCCCCATACCCTTGGTTTGTTTTGGTCTGCGGTGATTATGGTTTGCGGTATCTTGGCAATTTTTACAAACTACTGGGCAGACCTTCAGCGGCAGACAGTGCGAGCAACAGACGGTGACTGCAAAGTTTGGGGCAAGAAGCCCGAGGTTATTGTGGGAAACTATGTAACTGAGGCGGGTGAGAAAAAACAAAGCCTTTTGCTCGCTTCAGGGTGGTGGGGCGTGTCTCGGCATTTTCATTATATACCTGAAGTTCTGGGGGCTTTCTTCTGGACACTACCAGCCATGTTTGACCATTTTTTGCCTTACTTCTACGTCGTGTTTTTAGCGATTTTGCTCACTGAGCGTGCGTTTCGAGACGATAATCGCTGCGCCTTTAAATATGGTGAGGATTGGAAAACTTATTGTGAACGCGTGCCCTACAAGATTGTACCAGGCGTCGTGTAA
- a CDS encoding DUF2007 domain-containing protein translates to MYASHDRFFVESLRANLRDAGIEHLIKDESSSSLGEVPPIVSQQHVWVINAADVEDAKSLVAELESRVNHSREEPWVCQSCSEQLEPQFTACWKCGGERDA, encoded by the coding sequence GTGTATGCTTCTCACGACCGATTTTTTGTAGAATCCTTACGAGCAAACCTCCGGGATGCGGGGATCGAGCATCTAATTAAGGATGAGAGTTCCTCTAGCTTGGGGGAAGTTCCACCCATTGTAAGCCAACAGCATGTCTGGGTGATTAACGCGGCCGATGTTGAGGATGCAAAGAGCTTGGTCGCTGAGTTAGAGAGCAGGGTGAATCACTCTCGGGAAGAGCCTTGGGTTTGCCAAAGTTGCTCGGAGCAGTTGGAGCCACAATTCACAGCATGCTGGAAGTGCGGTGGTGAACGCGATGCATAG
- a CDS encoding VOC family protein: protein MCKNNHALFEQSVSFYYTPDLHRSASFWEDKVGLELVLDQGSCRIYRVSKDGFIGFCEKPNSSPGDVIITLVTQDVDSCAQTLVQRGVTFEKSPTFNSKFNIYHAFFRDPAGYLVEIQRFDDPAWPKSS, encoded by the coding sequence ATGTGTAAAAACAATCATGCTCTCTTTGAGCAATCTGTATCGTTCTACTACACGCCTGATCTGCACCGCTCTGCCAGCTTTTGGGAGGATAAAGTTGGATTGGAGCTGGTGCTCGATCAAGGCAGCTGCCGAATCTATCGCGTTAGCAAAGATGGATTCATCGGCTTCTGCGAAAAGCCCAATAGCTCTCCTGGCGATGTCATTATCACGCTAGTCACTCAAGACGTGGACAGCTGTGCTCAAACACTCGTCCAAAGGGGCGTCACGTTTGAAAAATCGCCAACGTTCAACTCCAAGTTCAACATCTACCACGCTTTTTTTAGAGACCCTGCGGGTTATCTCGTAGAGATCCAAAGGTTCGATGACCCGGCGTGGCCCAAGTCTTCCTAA
- a CDS encoding O-acetylhomoserine aminocarboxypropyltransferase/cysteine synthase, producing the protein MKLDTLAIHAGYETDPTTKSVAVPIYQTVAYEFDNAQHGADLFNLAVPGNIYTRIMNPTADVLEKRVAEMEGGVAGLAVSSGSAAVNYSILTLAKAGNNIVSVPLLYGGTYTLFAHMLPSQGIDVRFAEDDSPAALEKLIDDKTSAVYCESIGNPAGNIVDLEAISTMAHKHGVPVIVDNTVATPMLIRPIEHGCDIVVHSLTKYIGGHGNSLGGLIVDSGKFPWAENAERFPMLNEPEASYHGVVYTEALGPAAYIGRARTVPLRNTGAAISPLNAFLILQGLETLALRMERHCDNALTVAKFLSDHDKVEWVEYGGLETSKYHDLAKKYADGKPSALLTFGIKGGFEAGVEFYDKLKLFKRLVNIGDAKSLAAHPASTTHRQLTEDELKTAGVGPDMIRLCVGIEAIDDIIGDLEQALA; encoded by the coding sequence ATGAAATTAGATACGCTTGCGATTCATGCTGGATACGAAACTGATCCAACAACCAAGTCTGTTGCAGTACCGATCTACCAAACGGTAGCTTATGAGTTTGATAATGCTCAGCATGGGGCTGACCTCTTTAACCTCGCCGTGCCCGGTAATATTTACACCAGAATTATGAACCCGACTGCGGACGTATTGGAAAAACGCGTTGCAGAGATGGAAGGCGGAGTCGCAGGACTCGCAGTAAGCTCGGGTAGCGCAGCTGTAAACTATTCGATTCTTACCCTTGCGAAAGCCGGCAACAACATTGTCTCGGTCCCCCTGCTTTATGGCGGTACATACACGTTATTTGCTCACATGCTGCCCAGCCAGGGAATCGATGTACGCTTCGCTGAAGATGATAGTCCAGCGGCACTCGAGAAGCTGATAGACGACAAGACTTCTGCGGTTTACTGCGAGAGTATTGGTAACCCTGCTGGTAACATCGTCGATCTTGAAGCCATTTCTACCATGGCGCACAAACATGGTGTTCCGGTGATTGTAGACAACACTGTAGCGACGCCGATGCTGATTCGTCCGATTGAGCATGGCTGCGACATTGTGGTTCATTCATTGACGAAATACATCGGTGGACATGGTAACTCTTTGGGCGGGCTCATCGTTGATTCAGGTAAGTTTCCATGGGCGGAAAACGCTGAGCGTTTCCCTATGCTAAATGAGCCTGAAGCCTCTTACCATGGTGTGGTTTACACCGAGGCACTCGGGCCAGCAGCCTATATTGGTCGCGCGCGTACAGTTCCGCTGCGCAACACAGGTGCAGCGATCAGTCCACTGAATGCGTTCTTGATTCTTCAAGGCTTGGAAACACTGGCCCTTCGTATGGAGCGCCATTGCGATAACGCATTGACGGTTGCGAAGTTTCTTTCGGATCACGACAAGGTTGAGTGGGTTGAGTACGGTGGTCTTGAGACATCGAAGTACCATGACCTCGCGAAGAAGTACGCCGACGGTAAGCCTTCGGCACTGCTTACCTTTGGAATCAAGGGTGGCTTTGAGGCGGGGGTTGAGTTTTACGATAAGCTCAAGCTCTTCAAGCGTCTTGTGAATATCGGTGATGCGAAGTCATTGGCAGCGCACCCGGCATCCACAACCCACCGTCAGCTCACAGAGGATGAACTGAAAACAGCAGGCGTTGGTCCAGATATGATCCGCTTGTGTGTGGGTATCGAGGCCATCGATGATATCATTGGTGATCTGGAGCAAGCACTTGCTTAA
- a CDS encoding sulfatase-like hydrolase/transferase: protein MIVTDQERDSGNFESAGMASFRENCLPARRRLFSESIRFNQHRVSTSACVPSRVSLLTGYSPWVHGVKQTDGFAKFHDDPQLNWLPSDRIPTLGHRFQAHDWDSVYFGKWHLSYANLHHEQGAVVSATEPTVYQAADPLAAYGFNEWVGPEPHGADIKNSGLFRDEGYVTQAQEWLRSRAKVQNDAPFLLVISLVNPHDIVFWPPWSLWQSKFLELDGIPHIGEAASQAWIPKEEAAVLRAYRKQYASAYGPASIVNWLYDRNPERYRKFYCSLLRRSDRLLGQILNCLDETQLRASTHVVMTSDHGELLGAHGGLHQKWYNAYEETIRVPLAISSPRHSQRAGEIVERCSDHLDLVPTLLSLAGLPESLPGSLCESFESVPALSGVDLLNSPAPKPSYFVTHDHILEGNHREAAFGRRFPWFGAIWPMKYKPLEALNTAVESVTEHVSDSSGATRLWKLVRYFSPEEDWAHDSDEWSLFNLDEDPSEMDNLFSDTSFGHVRDQLLTSLESCREGSLASRKESK from the coding sequence ATGATAGTTACCGACCAAGAGCGGGATTCCGGCAATTTTGAGTCCGCGGGTATGGCTTCGTTTCGGGAAAACTGTTTGCCGGCTCGGAGACGGTTATTTTCTGAAAGCATTCGATTTAATCAACACCGCGTCAGTACAAGTGCATGTGTTCCAAGCCGCGTCTCTTTATTGACCGGTTATTCGCCATGGGTACACGGAGTCAAGCAGACCGACGGTTTTGCTAAATTTCACGACGACCCTCAACTCAACTGGCTTCCTTCAGATCGTATTCCCACTTTAGGACATCGTTTCCAAGCTCATGATTGGGATTCCGTCTATTTCGGTAAATGGCATTTGTCTTATGCCAACTTACATCATGAGCAAGGTGCTGTGGTCAGCGCAACGGAGCCTACTGTCTATCAAGCGGCCGACCCACTGGCTGCTTATGGTTTTAATGAATGGGTAGGACCTGAACCGCATGGGGCAGATATTAAAAACTCAGGACTGTTTCGCGACGAAGGTTATGTGACGCAGGCTCAAGAGTGGTTACGAAGCAGAGCAAAGGTTCAAAATGATGCGCCGTTTTTACTGGTTATCAGTCTAGTCAATCCCCATGATATTGTCTTTTGGCCTCCATGGTCGTTGTGGCAATCGAAGTTTTTGGAGTTAGATGGCATTCCTCATATAGGTGAGGCAGCTTCGCAAGCCTGGATTCCGAAAGAGGAAGCAGCTGTTTTGCGCGCCTATCGTAAGCAGTATGCTTCAGCCTATGGGCCCGCGTCCATTGTGAATTGGTTATACGATAGAAACCCGGAGAGGTACCGTAAGTTTTATTGCTCACTTTTACGCCGCAGTGACCGGCTCCTTGGCCAAATTTTAAACTGCCTCGATGAAACTCAATTACGAGCATCGACCCATGTTGTAATGACTTCCGACCATGGTGAGCTTTTGGGCGCGCACGGAGGACTCCATCAAAAATGGTACAATGCATATGAAGAGACGATACGGGTGCCCTTAGCGATTTCTTCACCGAGGCACAGTCAAAGAGCGGGGGAAATTGTGGAAAGGTGTTCCGATCACTTAGACCTTGTCCCCACATTGTTAAGTCTGGCGGGCTTACCTGAGAGTTTACCGGGATCTCTTTGTGAATCATTTGAAAGTGTACCTGCACTCTCAGGAGTGGATTTACTCAATAGCCCAGCGCCAAAGCCATCCTACTTTGTAACCCACGACCATATTCTTGAGGGCAATCACCGCGAGGCAGCTTTTGGTCGACGGTTTCCCTGGTTCGGCGCTATTTGGCCGATGAAGTATAAGCCACTGGAAGCACTCAATACGGCTGTGGAGTCGGTCACAGAGCACGTGAGTGATTCAAGCGGTGCAACTAGGCTCTGGAAACTTGTGAGATATTTCTCTCCAGAAGAAGACTGGGCACATGACTCTGATGAATGGAGTCTTTTCAATCTTGATGAGGATCCCAGCGAAATGGACAATTTATTCTCCGATACAAGTTTTGGCCATGTGCGTGACCAATTACTGACGAGTTTAGAAAGCTGCCGGGAAGGTAGCCTCGCTTCGCGTAAAGAGTCCAAATAA
- a CDS encoding PQQ-binding-like beta-propeller repeat protein yields the protein MSTGSLWVSWMTLVLMVLAAGCQDDTAGAEPDEPQSQVLTCTPEQNSPYDSTTPYLGIHGDAGNSDIVPCESANAFEEAWHVLKGHAIAQPNTFSPDGSTTYVTAFPNAEDPCSLFALNAETGEVQWCKELARNIAGGSVEVDSKGMLYVAADAKIFSYTPDGEERWVTPLDGADGLDLGHRPFGLHFTQSGYVTTVTIPGNVFLLDRETGSIALRFDVAAEYGFVAPEPALPAGIDILSFFPKSVEDDFVAAFGTKESANITLGNFLGVSGNFTDNTVAVSIRDEIYVQGGGPTAADGSIIQLILTESDTGPTLEKGWYILAEGGSAASPSISRNGRYMVMSDGASTGTAMSQAEGSAYVILVDLEACNANTDSEPDPNVCGRLKRVELERGSMSGAPPIADDGTVYYWESGLDFANFYENGDLFSFGPDQEKVSKRFDADRDWSSVMTVTNNHLIGSTTSYVESEEMLMTNVLPATTENYLSIYDRQTLEPVWEAPLTDDSTSTTTIDKSGSLYVTLFGLLNIIATEERPTLGLVKFKAVQ from the coding sequence ATGTCGACTGGGTCTTTGTGGGTAAGTTGGATGACATTGGTGCTCATGGTTTTGGCGGCGGGGTGTCAAGATGACACTGCCGGGGCAGAACCAGATGAGCCCCAATCACAAGTATTAACGTGTACTCCTGAACAAAACAGCCCTTACGACTCGACCACACCATACCTTGGTATTCATGGTGATGCCGGTAACAGTGATATTGTTCCATGCGAAAGTGCAAATGCTTTTGAGGAGGCGTGGCATGTGCTGAAAGGGCACGCGATTGCGCAACCGAATACATTCAGCCCCGATGGTTCCACCACATATGTTACAGCTTTTCCCAACGCCGAGGACCCGTGCAGTCTTTTTGCACTTAACGCTGAAACAGGAGAAGTGCAGTGGTGTAAGGAGCTGGCGCGCAACATCGCCGGTGGGTCCGTAGAAGTTGATTCCAAAGGTATGCTCTACGTGGCGGCAGATGCGAAGATATTTTCCTATACACCGGACGGCGAAGAGCGTTGGGTCACGCCGCTTGATGGTGCCGATGGTTTAGACTTAGGCCATCGACCCTTTGGACTTCATTTTACCCAAAGCGGCTACGTTACGACCGTGACAATCCCGGGGAATGTATTTTTATTGGACCGAGAAACGGGCTCTATAGCGCTTCGTTTTGATGTAGCCGCGGAATATGGTTTTGTGGCGCCGGAGCCTGCACTGCCTGCCGGAATCGATATACTTTCGTTTTTTCCGAAATCTGTTGAAGATGATTTTGTTGCTGCATTCGGCACCAAAGAATCCGCGAATATTACCCTCGGCAACTTTCTCGGTGTTAGCGGCAATTTCACGGATAACACAGTGGCTGTTTCCATACGCGATGAGATTTATGTGCAAGGTGGAGGCCCTACCGCCGCCGACGGGTCCATTATTCAGCTTATCTTAACTGAATCCGATACAGGACCCACTTTGGAAAAAGGTTGGTATATTCTCGCGGAAGGTGGCAGCGCCGCCAGTCCATCCATAAGCCGCAACGGCCGCTACATGGTGATGAGCGATGGTGCATCCACGGGGACGGCTATGAGCCAAGCTGAAGGTTCCGCTTATGTTATTTTGGTCGACCTTGAGGCCTGCAATGCCAACACAGATTCAGAACCCGACCCGAATGTGTGTGGCAGGCTCAAGAGGGTAGAGCTTGAACGAGGTTCAATGTCTGGAGCACCTCCCATCGCGGATGATGGTACGGTCTATTACTGGGAGTCGGGTTTGGACTTTGCAAACTTTTACGAAAATGGTGACTTATTCAGTTTCGGCCCAGATCAAGAAAAGGTTTCCAAGAGATTCGATGCCGACCGAGATTGGTCATCGGTGATGACGGTTACGAATAATCATCTCATTGGCTCAACGACTTCTTACGTAGAGTCAGAAGAGATGTTGATGACAAATGTGTTACCTGCGACGACTGAGAATTATTTGTCGATCTATGACCGTCAAACTCTGGAACCAGTTTGGGAAGCGCCGCTAACAGATGACTCTACCTCCACGACCACAATCGATAAGTCAGGCTCCCTCTACGTTACGCTTTTCGGGCTGCTGAACATCATCGCCACGGAAGAACGCCCAACGCTTGGGTTGGTTAAGTTTAAGGCAGTGCAATAG
- a CDS encoding aminotransferase class I/II-fold pyridoxal phosphate-dependent enzyme gives MHALAEEANAALPERICAMLSNKGKKIFFPSKGILGQSAEAKGRKINATIGIALEDDGSPMRLPGLESQIEVEPKDAFPYAPSYGKPQLRDRWQGMIREKNPALGDTMISRPVVSQALTHALSICGYLFLDPQDEVILPDLYWGNYRLVFAHGHDAVLKTYDTFQNGAYNVKGLEAALAQGEVGKKVVVLNFPNNPTGYTCTPAEAEAIRDTLVASAEAGNNVVVMIDDAYFGLVYEDGVYTESVFSLLADAHPGILAVKIDGATKEDYAWGLRVGFITYAFKGADAAAMKSLEDKTAGAVRGNISNAPHLSQSLLLKTYGDSAFSDWKKEKYEILAQRYAEVRSILKDHPEYAESFAPLPFNSGYFMCVKPVKADPEAVRQVLLSDFDTGLIATAGLLRVAYSSAPKAVLAELFANLHAACQKVAGA, from the coding sequence ATGCATGCACTTGCCGAAGAAGCCAACGCAGCCCTCCCAGAGCGCATTTGCGCTATGCTCTCGAATAAAGGAAAGAAGATTTTCTTCCCCAGTAAAGGGATCTTAGGCCAGAGTGCAGAAGCCAAGGGGCGTAAAATCAACGCGACCATAGGTATCGCCTTGGAGGATGACGGTTCACCTATGCGCTTGCCGGGCTTAGAGTCACAAATCGAAGTTGAACCAAAAGATGCGTTTCCCTACGCGCCCAGTTATGGGAAGCCGCAATTAAGAGATCGCTGGCAGGGAATGATTCGGGAGAAGAACCCGGCACTGGGCGATACGATGATCAGTCGGCCCGTCGTTAGCCAAGCCCTCACTCACGCATTAAGTATCTGTGGTTACCTGTTTCTAGATCCTCAAGACGAGGTCATTTTACCAGACCTTTATTGGGGTAATTATCGGCTCGTGTTCGCTCACGGTCACGATGCAGTCTTAAAAACTTACGACACTTTTCAAAACGGAGCCTACAACGTTAAGGGTCTCGAGGCTGCACTGGCTCAGGGCGAGGTAGGTAAAAAGGTTGTTGTTTTGAATTTCCCAAACAACCCAACGGGCTACACTTGCACACCGGCAGAGGCTGAGGCCATTCGAGACACCTTGGTTGCGTCTGCTGAGGCAGGCAACAACGTTGTCGTTATGATTGACGACGCTTACTTTGGTCTTGTTTACGAAGACGGCGTTTATACCGAATCGGTTTTTTCGCTCTTAGCGGATGCACATCCTGGTATTCTCGCAGTGAAGATTGATGGTGCTACGAAGGAAGATTATGCCTGGGGCCTTCGGGTTGGTTTTATCACTTACGCTTTCAAGGGTGCAGATGCTGCGGCCATGAAGTCTTTAGAAGATAAAACAGCAGGGGCTGTGCGTGGAAATATCTCCAATGCTCCGCACCTCTCACAGTCGCTTCTTTTAAAGACCTACGGTGACTCGGCATTTTCTGACTGGAAGAAAGAGAAGTATGAAATCTTGGCTCAGCGTTATGCTGAAGTAAGAAGCATTCTCAAGGACCACCCAGAATATGCAGAGAGCTTTGCACCACTGCCGTTCAATTCCGGTTACTTCATGTGTGTGAAGCCGGTGAAGGCAGATCCTGAAGCTGTTCGACAGGTATTGCTTTCTGATTTTGATACAGGGCTCATTGCAACGGCAGGGCTTTTACGCGTAGCGTATTCGTCGGCCCCTAAAGCGGTCTTGGCTGAGCTATTCGCGAATCTACATGCCGCGTGTCAGAAGGTTGCTGGAGCATAA
- a CDS encoding acyltransferase, whose protein sequence is MVNERTDRLKRAFSLNRNIRGLFIRPAHHEPVIDGFRAFAILTVFAYHWLWSAQLFIADTYEQYLEYPIYIKWLERGETSVDLFFVVSGFLIGQLLFSEYQKRQTINLKRFFTRRFWRLMPIYWFALGASVVGLLIAPGPNKVFDRAVKNNIEYVWSNLLYVNNFIEPQNQFFGHAWSLAVEEQFYFIFPFLILGFFKFNLYKAPIRSILGVLALYGIARGGAQCYALEVMVRECGSPVAQSLAELEKNHLTSFVSDLNYCLGLYQWDYVYDNMYTKFVTLFAGVVAGYMQVFSKAHLETFFLRPVAPNVCGVLALSGFWIGFFDLFLITDPLMLRVFRSFFSQTIFSFGTAYLILFCIYSKGRFARSLGRVLGARLFYVIAQLSYSMYLFHIVIILGVYQLMMDASPGLTLTQLIESAAPITLVLTLVFSAGTYLFIEKPFMNFRKD, encoded by the coding sequence ATGGTTAACGAGAGAACCGACCGCCTAAAACGTGCATTCTCACTGAATCGCAATATTCGCGGCCTCTTCATTCGACCAGCGCATCACGAACCCGTCATCGATGGGTTTAGAGCCTTCGCCATATTAACCGTCTTCGCTTACCACTGGCTCTGGTCGGCTCAGCTCTTTATCGCTGATACCTACGAGCAGTATCTCGAATATCCGATTTACATCAAATGGCTCGAGCGGGGAGAGACCTCGGTTGACTTGTTCTTTGTTGTGAGTGGTTTTCTCATCGGGCAGCTTCTTTTCTCAGAATACCAGAAACGTCAAACCATAAATCTGAAACGGTTTTTTACGAGGCGCTTCTGGCGGCTGATGCCTATTTACTGGTTTGCGCTTGGGGCTTCGGTAGTAGGCCTGTTGATAGCGCCTGGCCCAAACAAGGTATTTGATAGAGCGGTGAAGAATAATATTGAATACGTGTGGTCAAATTTACTTTACGTAAACAATTTCATTGAGCCACAAAACCAATTCTTTGGTCATGCTTGGTCACTGGCGGTGGAAGAACAATTCTATTTCATTTTCCCCTTTCTGATTTTAGGATTTTTTAAATTCAATTTATATAAAGCTCCGATCCGTTCCATCCTGGGGGTCCTGGCCCTCTACGGCATCGCCCGTGGAGGTGCACAATGTTACGCCTTGGAAGTGATGGTGCGTGAATGTGGATCGCCCGTCGCTCAAAGCCTGGCGGAGCTTGAAAAGAATCACCTCACCAGCTTTGTGTCTGATTTGAATTATTGCCTTGGGCTTTACCAATGGGATTACGTTTACGACAATATGTATACCAAATTCGTTACGCTCTTTGCTGGGGTCGTTGCCGGCTACATGCAAGTGTTTAGCAAGGCGCATCTCGAAACATTCTTCCTGAGACCTGTGGCACCGAATGTTTGTGGGGTCCTTGCGCTCTCTGGGTTCTGGATTGGTTTTTTCGACCTGTTCCTCATAACGGACCCCTTGATGCTTCGGGTCTTCAGGAGCTTTTTCTCGCAAACCATCTTCAGTTTCGGCACGGCGTATTTGATACTCTTTTGTATTTACTCGAAGGGTAGATTTGCCAGAAGCCTTGGCCGTGTGCTTGGTGCTCGGTTGTTCTATGTCATCGCGCAGCTATCGTACTCAATGTATCTATTCCACATTGTGATCATACTGGGCGTTTATCAGCTTATGATGGATGCATCACCGGGCTTAACCCTTACGCAGCTCATCGAAAGTGCTGCGCCAATCACCCTGGTTCTTACTCTGGTTTTTTCTGCGGGGACCTATCTCTTTATCGAGAAACCGTTCATGAATTTTAGAAAAGATTGA